From Verrucomicrobiia bacterium, the proteins below share one genomic window:
- a CDS encoding zinc ribbon domain-containing protein, with protein MPLYEYELCEGGCVVCGGKFTLRRPMDAKPLTKCPACKKPVRKLLSSFNSPQKISLSAAKKAGFTVYKKLGKGEYEKQ; from the coding sequence ATGCCGCTTTACGAATATGAACTCTGCGAGGGTGGGTGCGTGGTCTGCGGGGGCAAGTTCACCTTGCGCCGCCCGATGGATGCCAAACCGCTGACCAAATGCCCCGCGTGCAAGAAGCCCGTGCGCAAACTATTGTCCAGTTTCAATTCGCCCCAAAAGATTTCGCTGTCCGCCGCAAAAAAAGCTGGTTTTACCGTTTACAAAAAGCTTGGCAAAGGCGAGTATGAGAAGCAGTAA
- a CDS encoding XdhC family protein, whose amino-acid sequence MKPIVFQALAEAARRGERVVLGLISGVKGSSPQKVGAKALFYEDGRIAGTLGGGCLEAEIQQRAIKALRTGRAEAFDLLLDHDFGWDDGLICGGKVEGLILPNAAEVGVKFWSELAARKSSFTWGVRKDFKIGRVDALTARKAAGKTDLRYNETVRPPCTLWIAGAGHIGQAVAPLAAQLDFSVTVFDDRPALANRQYFPEEIALRVDVWDKLLKTRLPAAPAFGLIVTRGHRHDALVLKDWIHKKFLFLGMIGSSRKARTIFEHFIEEKIASETDLARVACPVGIEINSQSVPEIAVSIMAQFIQKRAELVRDAGRTDLTQRRRGVEAQRSLRTANGREKS is encoded by the coding sequence ATGAAGCCGATTGTTTTTCAAGCCCTCGCTGAAGCGGCGCGCCGCGGTGAACGCGTCGTGCTCGGCCTGATTTCTGGCGTCAAAGGTTCCAGCCCCCAAAAAGTCGGCGCGAAAGCCCTTTTCTACGAGGATGGCCGCATCGCCGGAACCCTCGGCGGCGGTTGTCTCGAAGCCGAAATCCAGCAGCGCGCCATCAAGGCCCTGCGCACCGGCCGCGCCGAGGCGTTTGATCTCTTGCTCGACCACGATTTCGGCTGGGACGATGGCCTCATCTGCGGCGGCAAAGTGGAAGGACTCATTCTCCCCAATGCCGCGGAGGTCGGGGTGAAATTCTGGTCCGAACTCGCCGCGCGCAAAAGCAGCTTCACCTGGGGCGTGCGCAAAGATTTTAAGATCGGCCGCGTGGATGCCCTCACCGCGCGCAAAGCCGCCGGCAAAACCGATTTGCGCTACAACGAAACTGTCCGTCCGCCCTGCACCCTGTGGATCGCCGGCGCCGGGCATATCGGCCAGGCCGTCGCGCCGCTCGCCGCGCAACTTGATTTTTCCGTCACCGTGTTCGACGACCGCCCCGCGCTCGCCAACCGCCAATATTTCCCTGAAGAAATCGCCTTGCGCGTGGATGTCTGGGACAAACTCCTGAAAACTCGCCTGCCCGCCGCGCCCGCGTTTGGCCTGATCGTGACCCGCGGTCACCGCCACGATGCCCTGGTTTTAAAAGATTGGATTCACAAAAAATTTCTGTTCCTCGGCATGATCGGCAGCTCGCGTAAAGCCCGTACTATCTTTGAACATTTCATCGAGGAAAAAATCGCCAGCGAAACCGACCTCGCGCGCGTGGCCTGTCCGGTGGGTATCGAGATCAACTCCCAAAGCGTCCCCGAAATCGCCGTAAGCATCATGGCCCAATTCATCCAGAAGCGTGCGGAACTGGTTCGTGACGCTGGGCGGACTGATTTGACGCAGAGGCGCAGAGGCGTAGAGGCGCAGAGGTCCTTGCGGACGGCCAATGGGAGAGAAAAGTCCTAA
- a CDS encoding tetratricopeptide repeat protein: protein MSAAEGWLGLGDVAEARAELERVNESLQQHPAVLDVRWAIFAHEQDWPNALALARKLVKLFPENPSGWLHVAYALRRVPEGGLTAAWKYLLPALEKFPDVSIIPYNLSCYACQMGEGEKAMELLKRAIDNGDGNEIKKIALEDSDLETLRPLIRAM, encoded by the coding sequence TTGTCCGCCGCCGAAGGCTGGCTGGGACTGGGGGACGTTGCCGAGGCGCGGGCGGAGTTGGAGCGCGTTAACGAATCGCTCCAGCAACATCCGGCGGTGCTCGACGTGCGCTGGGCGATTTTTGCGCATGAGCAGGATTGGCCGAACGCGTTGGCGCTCGCGCGCAAGCTGGTGAAACTGTTTCCCGAAAATCCGTCGGGCTGGCTGCATGTGGCGTATGCGTTGCGACGCGTGCCGGAGGGCGGTTTGACGGCGGCGTGGAAATATCTTTTGCCCGCGCTGGAAAAATTTCCCGATGTCTCGATCATCCCCTACAACTTGTCGTGTTACGCCTGCCAAATGGGCGAAGGCGAAAAAGCGATGGAGCTTTTGAAGCGCGCGATTGATAACGGCGACGGCAACGAGATCAAAAAGATCGCGCTCGAAGATTCCGATCTCGAGACTTTGCGTCCGCTGATCCGGGCGATGTGA
- a CDS encoding PspC domain-containing protein has product MKNIKLLIAFVAGFAISRLIKIGPEWPSFNLPSEETSLLGTIALMTIVLVGAFLSSRRETAEPGSTNLSAFFQSLRQLHASDRDSFLGGVCGGLGEATRAPSYVWRLLFAVTFFFFGVGLWTYILLWIFLPTGETQPAPKSESKDVFDFLHRLKRNKTDSWIGGVCGGLAKVTPAPSWVWRLGFVMLAFSYGSGLIIYLLLCFFVPLEDAPDHFST; this is encoded by the coding sequence ATGAAAAACATCAAACTCTTGATTGCCTTCGTTGCGGGATTCGCCATCAGCCGGTTAATCAAGATCGGGCCGGAGTGGCCGTCATTTAATCTTCCTTCCGAAGAGACGAGTCTGCTTGGAACCATCGCCTTGATGACTATCGTCCTCGTCGGCGCATTCTTGTCCAGCCGCCGGGAAACTGCCGAGCCGGGTTCGACAAATCTCTCCGCTTTTTTTCAATCCTTGAGACAACTTCACGCGTCTGATCGCGATTCTTTCCTGGGTGGAGTTTGCGGCGGACTCGGCGAAGCCACGCGCGCGCCCAGTTATGTCTGGCGGCTGCTGTTCGCTGTGACGTTTTTCTTTTTCGGCGTCGGCCTGTGGACTTATATTCTTCTTTGGATTTTTCTTCCGACTGGCGAAACCCAACCCGCTCCCAAATCGGAATCCAAAGACGTTTTTGATTTCCTGCATCGGCTCAAACGGAACAAAACCGATTCCTGGATCGGTGGCGTCTGCGGCGGCCTTGCGAAAGTGACGCCTGCGCCTTCCTGGGTTTGGCGTCTTGGATTTGTCATGCTCGCTTTCAGTTATGGCAGCGGCCTGATTATTTACCTGCTGCTCTGTTTTTTCGTTCCGCTCGAGGACGCCCCGGACCACTTCTCCACGTGA
- a CDS encoding MoxR family ATPase: protein MNTEEQIASFRQNYAALRAEIAKVIVGHDAIVEGTLIAVLAGGHVLLEGVPGLGKTLLVRTLSEVLDLSFNRIQFTPDLMPADILGTNMVMETASGRREFEFQRGPIFAHLVLADEINRATPKTQSAMLEAMQEKSVTAGGEIRKLIEPFFVLATQNPIDQEGTYPLPEAQLDRFFFKLVVGYPTGAELTEVLTRTTEGARAQINKVLDRETLLELQRLVRQVPVATHVKDYAVRLVLATHPKTDTAAPITNQYLRFGSSPRGGQCLLLAGKVRALTQGRFNVSFDDIQAVATATLRHRLILNFEAEAEGITTDQIIAQILQDVPRDAATVNA from the coding sequence ATGAATACCGAAGAACAAATCGCCTCCTTCCGCCAAAATTACGCCGCCCTTCGCGCTGAGATCGCCAAGGTTATCGTCGGCCACGACGCCATCGTCGAAGGCACACTCATCGCCGTGCTCGCCGGCGGTCATGTGTTGCTCGAAGGCGTTCCCGGCCTCGGCAAAACACTTCTCGTCCGCACGCTCAGCGAAGTGCTCGACCTCTCGTTCAATCGCATCCAATTCACGCCCGACCTCATGCCTGCCGACATCCTTGGCACCAACATGGTCATGGAAACCGCCAGCGGCCGGCGCGAATTCGAGTTCCAGCGCGGCCCCATTTTCGCGCATCTCGTCCTCGCCGACGAAATCAACCGCGCCACGCCCAAGACCCAATCCGCCATGCTTGAGGCTATGCAGGAAAAAAGCGTCACGGCGGGCGGCGAGATCCGCAAACTCATCGAGCCCTTCTTCGTGCTCGCCACACAAAATCCGATTGACCAGGAAGGCACTTATCCGCTGCCCGAGGCGCAACTCGACCGTTTCTTTTTCAAGCTCGTCGTCGGCTACCCGACCGGCGCGGAATTGACCGAAGTCCTCACCCGCACCACTGAGGGCGCGCGCGCGCAAATCAATAAAGTCCTCGACCGCGAAACTTTGCTCGAACTGCAACGCCTCGTCCGCCAGGTGCCCGTCGCCACGCACGTGAAAGATTATGCTGTGCGCCTCGTCCTCGCCACGCATCCCAAGACGGACACTGCCGCGCCGATCACCAATCAATATCTGCGTTTTGGGAGCAGCCCGCGCGGCGGCCAATGTCTGCTGCTCGCGGGCAAAGTACGCGCGCTCACACAAGGCCGTTTCAACGTGAGCTTCGACGACATTCAGGCCGTCGCGACCGCCACCTTGCGCCACCGTTTGATTTTAAATTTTGAAGCCGAAGCCGAAGGCATCACCACCGACCAAATCATCGCGCAGATTTTACAGGATGTGCCGAGGGATGCGGCCACAGTAAACGCCTAG